Below is a genomic region from Brassica rapa cultivar Chiifu-401-42 chromosome A08, CAAS_Brap_v3.01, whole genome shotgun sequence.
CCGCCAAATCTTGAAGGTCGTGACCTCCGTCGACGGATTCCCCACTGCAACGGAGGCAGATTCGTCGAGGGATTCTCTGAAACCGTCGTCCCCGCATgcttcagccttattagaagcTCTACAACCATCTGGTCGTCGGTCATCGCCGCCGCCACCCACTGATCCTTTGCCGCCCTCTTAGTCGATGCCGTTGTAACCTTCTTCATGATCGACGTTACGGTAATCAAAGGGTATCAGATACAAAAGAGAAAgcgaagagagaagagagagagagagagaaggaagttGAAATATCGATAAGGAGAAAAAGATTGATGGATGTTGTTGTTATATACGAGGGCTCGCTTCattattctctttatttttctttccttgTATTTTTCTCCTAAGATAAAATTGATTTCTTTTTCCTTTAATGTCGATGTGAAAATGCAAGACCGGGTCCACTGATTTgcagatttgtattcatttttttaagaaaatgtataaataaataaataaaattatgggACCCAAAAACTGAGTTGTATGGGAAGAAAGTGCATGTAAAACAATATGTAAAGATTCCCTATGAAAAAACATCTTGAAATTCTAAAATTGCAAAATTAATCTAGAGTTTCTTACGGCCTCGGTAAAGCTCAGTTATGCTCAAAATGTGATTACTCACTGGATACATATATCTACCTTTGTTAAGACAAGGCTTTTCAAGTTTGTATCGGTCTTTGGTACATGACTAAAGACAGCAGGTTATCATTGGCCTGATTATATATGGCGAAATGTGAGTACTTTCTGATGCAATCATTGACTCATACCACAACGTCAGCTGAGCCTTCATAGACAATAAGAAACCAAGTTTTAGATGCCCTTTTAGCATCACCTTGATCTTGATTGAAACCAGATAGCTAAACGAATAAGCTAGCTCACACTAAGATCCCTAGACATTTTGTCAAGGAAAGGAACAATTGATTTCATTGCGTCTCACAGGCATTGTTGTATAGAGAGACTACCATCGAGTTATAGAACTCTACTTGTAAAAGTATAATAACCTAAAAGTTACAGTTGTATATGCTCAGAGGAGATGGGAGGGAGAGAACTCAAATTGTGCTTGGATGCTGTCATTTACAATAAGATATACATCGTCAGCTAAACAATTAGAGAGCCAATCGAATCAGATTGGTACTACCAATAACTTTGAAAGCAACAGTAAGAGAGAAGATAATGAGCACATTCTTCAGACATAAATATATTGCTTAACTCTAATCCGGTTTCTAGATTAGCAGAAGGTGACGTAGAAGcaaagataattaaaaaaatcaaatcacacAAATGATATGAAGTATAACTCTTAGCATAGGATAGTTGGTAACATCACTCAAAAGAGTGTAAAGTTTTACATAAATATGAAAAAAGTCATCACTTAAAATGAGAAAACTTGAGGAAATGCTAATCCCGAAAGAAAAGAAGACTCTGGAAGATGGCATCATCGCATTCACTTAGAATCCAAGCTTGGTTCTACGCCAGTGTCTGCGCTTGGCATTGTACCTAAAACAAAACATTTCTCGTTTCAGAACTCGTTCACTATCCCTGCCCTAATAAATCCACAATGACAGCTACATACTCCTTAAGACAGATCGAGAAAAGCAAAGAGAGTAGATTTGTTTGAACCTGATGGTGTTGTCGGTACGGAGACGAATCCAGTGAGGAATAGGCCTGTTCTGTCTCATCTTCTTGGCAagcttcttcttgatcatgaacgACTTGTGGGACGGCTGGtttcataaaacaaaatcaGTAACTGCATTTGATTTTCTAACTAGCGTCAAAGTATTCATTCAATTCAATCAGACGAAACCAGCAATTAAATCTGAGAGAAGCTTACCATGTTGAAGTCGTCCGATTAGCGGCTGCGTACGAGGCAAAGGTGAGTAGAAGAAGATGCGAACCTTTTTAACTTCAAAACAAAGAAGCCCTAAGACAAAGTCTAACTGGGCTGTTATATGTTAGTATATTTTTCAAGGCTTCAAATATCATTTTCTTTCGGCACAAGGCCTGGCTCTATAGTCTTTGAGAAAAATATCAACCCTTGAAAAATTTGATTGTTTCGAGAATGTagtgaaaatattaattttagaaataacaaatgtaaaattaatttattattttattaaaaatcatcAGAATCAATTTTATTTACCAAAGTTTACGTCATaatattcaaaaattatattgaTTTGCATAATTGATactaaattatatttatcatGACTTTAAATGTattactaaacaaaaaaaatattaatcaaattacTATATCAACGTCTTCCACATTTCGAAAATAGTTTAGAAAAGGATAAATGTTCTTTCtagaaagtttttattttggaCACAACAGCAGTTTCAATTGCGTTTGTCTTTTACTTGCCCCAATGCAATTAAAAAGGAGTATTTGCATTGTATACACAAACtcttaaaaaaaactaagtaaATGGGAAACACTATGAGATATTAATATTTAggatttttagtaattaaacccctcaagtaaagatgaatcgtaaaaaataACTTCAACTAAAAATtttgtgaaataaaccctcaactttaattcgttaacatatgttaccctccgtctaaaaaaccgtgacggagggtgacatatgttaacagtttataagttgagggtttataatgttgaaaacttagttgatgattttttttacgagtcaaaaatagttgaggggttttatcactaaaagtcattaaagggtttttaagctatttattatccatttatacattgttttagattgatttgtaagcctttaaaactaatttatatttgtaatacattaatctattataaaattaatttatacatcttaaattaataattttcaacacgatttacaacttattataacttcaaaatattaaattatttgatatttggtaatagtgatataaaaaaaattgtgtgtttatatcgtcattttcaaatatcaaataattgaaagtttctaagttatattaagtcttaagtggtgttgaggataattcatccatgaagtcaatctttctattcggagtatgacgtactttttcttattttcatgattttcgtcatcagactcatattttcctatttttctatattgttcttgatttattgtattactttatgtttcaaatatattattgatcaagaaaataaaaatataatgtagttattcagaacaatgagaataaaaataatcatgagGGAAAAGTATGA
It encodes:
- the LOC103834576 gene encoding 60S ribosomal protein L39-1 → MPSHKSFMIKKKLAKKMRQNRPIPHWIRLRTDNTIRYNAKRRHWRRTKLGF